Proteins encoded together in one Anopheles darlingi chromosome 3, idAnoDarlMG_H_01, whole genome shotgun sequence window:
- the LOC125954742 gene encoding uncharacterized protein LOC125954742 isoform X1, producing MEAAAIRSMQQVGPASGQRTDSGPSPQPSLPGMSYQQRVPTATAVQIHRPAETAQSYSKGGQTPSQTTVPRSAASPLSPPRPGPGAAGAVSFPSYAGVPAREAPMRYVQNTTYSGSTYVRENSFTRIPHIQSVVTEYRQGVPSSVSNNLPASISIVNSGMDVVPLHTVVHHQSQSPTIAQQVAVGGPLAQSALMVSAVHQSSPSQSVMQQAPQSQPTPRPRISLLHPNPDFHLSTRSVVTTVVPPPDGTGPPAFKKIRLNDPVVIGHPLSQSAIVGGAGAGAGAGAGAGAGAGAGAGAGAEAGAGAGAGAGAGAGAGAGAGAGAGAGAGAGAGAGAGAGGGGAGGGGGGGGGGGVGGGGGEGGGSIGTSVGNVATTMLKVDTRETPPVVIVPSGAYHPQVEAISPTLPSDPMEELRATKDELLQQIAKVDNDIDKAEKKIASLKKKQESLEEASAKPATEDSSSETQPKHRNLAQKIYAENRKRASAAHAVLSSLCTFNIDLPLYNQPSDAEVCREIQERHRTFKDRLLLHFRSVKSERAAKQSEMTERYALLSQDWAKRVDKMEASAKRKAKEAKNREFFEKVFPELRKQREDKERFNRVGSRIKSEADLEEIMDGLQEQAMEDKKMRSYAVIPPLMLDSRQRRLVFNNENGALIDMEMEFKERLNLNVWTSGEKEIFREKFLQHSKNFGTIAASLDRKSAQDCVRYYYLSKKTENYKQLLRKSRQRTRSSRNPQKSNQQQTQSIVDAMTTGVTTRLQREQQQKTVGRDRAANSTNNTIGSSATPGIGHVTTNPPNVALVTSNSVNSTNSNNVCSSAGISSSSVSNSTNGSVDNGTAADKSPGIAIIETSAMPNSSPAPITATGCDESMTSPSTGATNNVNRREGLSTNVGKPVVLTNNEHCTIDMTTERSDAPATGAVAGGVAVAAAAAKERDLSVTVVTEGVLSSAPARTLPESPAVPQLSSSSEQRGGVSSPNSLLLTTLAPKNVVPTTSDSIPKSGLVSGNSDGTEKICSFVPSSTSITLTPVEFPLNGIKPALPRNTNATSIGVCAPSSTTSMVELKLGSVVASVVSSKMTNAKEELHFKYEKNISEAMHKHEGEANSDVGSFDSGTESKDQSTGRAALYTCFICKTEMCSRTRPLDRSRAAQYSVPEADVPPGARICNSCQCKSVKSRYTQCPLPTCPNPKDRVKRFRNLPARLFELAPDVRDPIIEEFQIPTNVTKCCSACLTRIRRKMGSHLLGNTSMTDEEAVKFKELLQDHGPQWNQLADLLSKPPAVLKSCYFHYKKNYGLEVAISEYYKQHPNEDRIAAFSDGDDSDLSGGTSSSDELDASSDTTASAESPTSGNNGSIEVPQRKVNAAGAGNMAVASCSTSDVMAMATGNTNSPEELIRDSVGTNVAVNNSVSGISSSCDKASIVKECGVVLNVAGPGVNAGNTNSNNGKSNDVNVSLAPPTKTTNAVSSVSSINIAFEDDRLLPPGQPQPRKSLRQTEEYDSSATETADEENESSPANRQSPKVAQHNPLVSHTHYPPPLHHNSNFSLGHNSAAQGYHSQPNGSRAVVTANDISGSPQNVRDVMLNVIERSLKSNPNVLGGKSLTSGLRDLQFGTASGPPTSSSSTSSATVVCDYRDSTKTHSCTTPVVSVISETNVSSAPSLSQSAVPGPHQQISMPTVSSLGIAIIHSHGQIVNELASTQQTQHSTIPAPLSGGSPTAHNPLSHPLGGQIPATITPIPHPIHQPSPLMRSNEEPQTLDLSIKKTSRSDATERVAVPTTKAALEINFPPPSAHNQNTNILHGSNSGANSNGNSTSSNSTSGHNIISSSSSALGNKFLLGPTSSNSGVGGAGSATVYRTDSSVVGPNIPQVPPGSSVGSAGAAAYIGYHPGVVGSASDVMGRPLTKSPSGTTAYLTIPSPGGSVIPLQASGRQSTISSLTPPPSTLLPPGSSGVLKGKTTSKLSPKMPPSGGTTVGTSGSLGSSGLGTKTGSITHGTPVNISHSPQQQSQIIQGQLPSGTTTLSPRYENHFLRQTPPSSSGGNGGVSSGRPSSSSSPVIANEKFVGSITQGTPVHGGGGLLPDKRSSQGAASAYDYKLANRQSPAQTMPPLSGGGTHVLPTQFVPYVGRSGSGGGTGGNSGNEPSGASTNVAAYSPLDPTSQQLSSRQIILNDYITSQQMQGRSGSSGGSGSIGPTGMPLVVAASSTGRLDKESPMSRSAAGGPPLLPGSIYGLVGSSVGPQGVLSRQGGNIDYRSRTSPAADHVNRISPVYSNTSSPHRTPPPPQRQGVIQRHNTSSNSSGGSSSISSSNNGGNNGGGNSSTNIISGSSSKPPSPAPNRYHLQPPPPPSQHGYLQDAFTSFVDLAVQQQPMTVPHKDENKRTITEQHPQLSVGSIGAPPPIHHHDIRYHHPSMLQLHHQQQQQQQQQQQQQQQQQQQQQQQQQQQQQQQQQQQQQQQQQQQQQQQQQQQQQQQQQQQQQQQQQQQQQQQQQQQQQQQQQQQQQQQQQQQQQQQQQQQQQQQQQQHQQAAAAAAAAAVAQHHQQLRHQQQIDLQRRHQQSPLHPSLQQLTPIQQLGYQRDHQPPSHLDHRDRRDEMHFRERAELERTIMVERAERERERERERERERERERERECERVRERERERERERDNRERRDHLERERERDRERERERERERERERERDRDRERMERHQDVDTDRRRKHHYEGYMPERRERAIDLVPGRNTSDGSLTAANLIDAIITHQISQTAVEPPPLPTNRDTHRATYHPSRDHRGQYGLNENNGNKSQSPNVINVDVDSESTVVQQHQTRRADGGLASVNNVGGMKNITLGELTESIIAKDYSPNPNPYLALRPPIVPYGATATAATAGPDGILVTDHWKHRRSTTVTPSIKEETVQQQQQSHAQAQTQQQQSQPQPQTQSQSQPEPQSHSQAQSQPHPQTQQQQQTLQPQTHTQQQQKTQQQQPQQQQPQQQQPQHQTQQQQQSQSQQQQRQSQSQPQSQPQSQPQSHPQSQSQPQSQPQSQSQSQPQSQPQPQSQPQSQPQSQPQSQPQSQPQSQSQPQPQPQPQPQPQLQPQPQPQPQSQPQPQSQSQAQAQAQAQAQAQAQSQAQPQTQAQSQSQSQAQAQAQSQPQPQPQTQTQAQSQIQTQPQTQPQTQPQTQPLPQQSPQQQQQPGRNTPQERHIIRLAQSPGPRNKLHESVSPDAPPFFHPGTPMSRVGNNANTGGVRDNFTLDFYVKNRIVEAMRTPDDKRTSDSAIAGLVDSSNRSELQQSPRSFQNHSPHRQSPAQHHVKDVAVDGIGTPVSTAGEGSLSGASEDTASRNSISSTVVVTTGCTVTSIVSSLAHNTYHQQPIASFTTPPTYAYPFSALTVAGGAPTMPVSIVASSSGHGTISSSVPTTSTAIIGSTSGSSHNIGGTSSGGVKSSNILLTSGAAVTSNSGINNGGGKDGTSGVGVLIDDRLVSVAIEPKPLLSAQYEALSDED from the exons ATGGAAGCAGCCGCCATCCGTTCAATGCAGCAGGTCGGGCCAGCGAGCGGTCAACGGACCGATTCTGGCCCTTCTCCGCAGCCTTCTCTACCCGGAATGTCCTATCAGCAACGTGTCCCGACGGCGACTGCTGTGCAGATTCATCG ACCTGCCGAAACAGCGCAGAGTTACAGCAAAGGTGGCCAAACACCATCGCAGACGACTGTTCCTCGGTCGGCAGCAAGTCCGTTATCTCCACCAAGACCTGGACcgggcgctgctggtgctgttagTTTTCCATCTTACGCAGGCGTTCCGGCGAGAGAGGCACCGATGCGTTACGTGCAAAACACTACGTACAGTGGTTCGACCTACGTGAGAGAAAATTCTTTCACGCGAATCCCTCATATTCAATCGGTTGTCACGGAATACCGACAGGGTGTACCATCATCGGTGTCAAACAATTTGCCAGCATCGATTAGCATCGTTAACAGCGGTATGGATGTGGTGCCCCTTCACACCGTTGTCCATCATCAATCGCAGTCACCTACAATTGCACAGCAAGTAGCTGTTGGTGGGCCTCTGGCGCAGTCGGCCCTCATGGTATCGGCAGTACATCAAAGTTCTCCATCGCAATCCGTGATGCAACAGGCTCCTCAGTCCCAGCCAACGCCAAGACCTCGCATTTCGCTGCTGCATCCGAATCCGGATTTTCATTTATCAACACGCTCAGTTGTAACGACGGTTGTCCCTCCCCCGGATGGGACAGGACCACCGGCTTTCAAGAAGATCCGATTGAATGATCCGGTTGTTATCGGCCATCCGCTATCGCAGTCAGCGATAgtaggaggagcaggagcaggagcaggagcaggagcaggagcaggagcaggggcaggagcaggagcaggagcaggagcagaagcaggagcaggagcaggagcaggagcaggagcaggagcaggagcaggagcaggagcaggagcaggagcaggagcaggagcaggagcaggagcaggagcaggagcaggagcaggaggaggtggagcaggaggaggaggtggaggaggtggaggaggtggagtaggaggaggaggaggagaaggaggaggatctATTGGCACATCGGTGGGAAACGTTGCAACAACTATGCTGAAGGTGGACACGCGAGAAACACCACCGGTGGTTATCGTGCCGTCAGGTGCTTATCATCCACAAGTGGAAGCCATTTCTCCCACACTGCCCAGTGACCCAATGGAGGAGCTGAGGGCCACCAAGGATGAATTACTGCAACAAATTGCTAAAGTTGACAATGATATAGACAAGGCGGAGAAGAAAATTGCATcgttgaaaaagaaacaggaATCGCTGGAGGAAGCATCGGCCAAGCCGGCCACTGAAGATAGTTCGTCCGAAACGCAACCGAAGCATCGTAACTTAGCGCAGAAGATCTATGCCGAAAATCGCAAGCGTGCCTCTGCTGCACATGCCGTCCTTAGCTCGTTGTGTACGTTCAATATTGACCTTCCGTTGTACAATCAGCCGTCGGATGCAGAAGTTTGCCGGGAAATTCAAGAGCGACATCGAACATTTAAGGATCGGCTGCTCCTGCATTTCCGTAGTGTCAAGTCCGAGCGGGCAGCGAAACAGAGTGAAATGACGGAACGGTATGCGCTGTTATCGCAAGATTGGGCAAAGCGCGTTGACAAAATGGAAGCAAGCGCAAAAAGGAAGgcgaaagaagcgaagaatCGTGAATTTTTCGAAAAGGTATTCCCAGAGCTTCGAAAGCAACGGGAAGACAAGGAGCGATTTAATCGTGTAGGGTCTAGAATTAAATCCGAGGCGGACCTAGAAGAGATCATGGATGGGCTGCAAGAGCAG GCCATGGAGGATAAGAAGATGCGCTCATATGCTGTGATTCCACCTTTAATGTTAGACTCCAGACAAAGAAGGCTAGTGTTTAATAATGAAAATGGAGCATTGATAgatatggaaatggaattcaaG GAGCGATTGAATCTGAATGTGTGGACATCTGGCGAAAAAGAAATTTTCCGGGAAAAATTTTTGCAGCATTCAAAAAATTTCGGAACGATCGCAGCCAGTTTGGATCGCAAAAGCGCACAG GATTGTGTACGATATTACTACCTCAGTAAGAAGACCgaaaattacaaacaattgTTAAGGAAATCCAGGCAGCGTACGAGAAGTTCTAGGAACCCTCAAAaatccaaccagcagcaaacgcaatCGATAGTGGATGCGATGACTACTGGTGTTACGACAAG ACTACAacgtgaacaacaacaaaagactGTAGGCCGTGATCGTGCCGCGAATTCAACCAATAATACGATAGGAAGCAGCGCTACACCTGGCATAGGACACGTAACGACTAATCCACCTAATGTAGCGCTTGTCACTAGCAACAGCGTCAATAGCACCAACAGTAACAATGTTTGCAGTAGTGCCGGaatcagtagtagtagtgttagTAACAGTACCAACGGAAGTGTAGACaatggtactgctgctgataaaaGCCCTGGTATTGCCATTATTGAAACCAGCGCAATGCCCAATTCTTCACCGGCACCGATTACAGCTACAGGGTGCGATGAGTCGATGACATCTCCAAGTACAGGAGCAACTAATAACGTTAATAGAAGAGAAGGTCTCAGTACGAATGTGGGAAAACCGGTTGTGCTTACCAATAACGAGCATTGTACCATAGACATGACTACCGAACGATCGGATGCTCCTGCTACtggcgctgttgctggtggtgttgctgttgctgcagcagcagcaaaggaaaGGGACCTGAGTGTAACGGTTGTAACGGAGGGTGTATTATCGTCGGCTCCAGCACGGACACTGCCCGAATCCCCTGCAGTACCACAACTGTCAAGTTCCAGTGAACAACGAGGTGGTGTATCATCACCGAACAGTTTACTATTGACTACACTTGCTCCCAAGAATGTAGTCCCTACAACATCAGATAGCATTCCGAAAAGTGGATTAGTATCAGGAAATAGTGATGGAACCGAGAAAATTTGCTCATTTGTACCATCTTCAACATCGATTACGTTGACGCCGGTCGAGTTTCCGCTTAATGGTATAAAACCAGCATTACCAAGGAACACAAATGCTACTTCGATTGGTGTTTGTGCACCATCTTCAACTACTTCCATGGTTGAGTTAAAACTTGGATCCGTAGTAGCCAGTGTCGTTAGCAGCAAAATGACCAATGCGAAGGAAGAATTGCATTTCAAATATGAGAAGAACATAAG TGAAGCAATGCATAAGCATGAAGGAGAAGCAAACAGTGATGTTGGCAGCTTCGACAGTGGAACAGAAAGTAAAG ATCAATCTACAGGGAGAGCTGCATTGTATACTTGCTTTATCTGTAAAACGGAGATGTGTTCACGGACGAGACCACTTGACAGGAGTCGTGCGGCACAATATAGCGTCCCAGAAGCAGACGTACCGCCTGGTGCTCGGATTTGTAACAGCTGTCAATGCAAATCGGTAAAATCAAGGTACACCCAGTGCCCTTTACCGACATGTCCTAATCCAAAGGATCGTGTCAAGCGTTTCCGCAATCTACCAGCACGGTTGTTTGAACTTGCCCCCGATGTTCGGGATCCAATCATCGAAGAATTTCAAATACCAACTAACGTAACTAAATGCTGCTCAGCATGTTTGACACGCATTCGGCGCAAGATGGGCTCGCATTTGCTTGGTAATACAAGTATGACCGATGAAGAGGCAGTTAAGTTCAAAGAGCTTCTTCAGGATCATGGACCACAATGGAATCAGCTAGCAGATTTGCTTTCCAAGCCACCTGCAGTACTTAAGAGCTGCTACTTCcactacaaaaaaaattacgGCCTCGAAGTAGCTATAAGCGAATATTACAAGCAACATCCTAACGAGGATCGAATAGCTGCATTTTCTGATGGAGATGATTCCGATCTGAGCGGTGGAACTTCGTCATCCGATGAGCTTGATGCTAGTAGCGATACGACGGCATCTGCCGAAAGTCCTACGAGCGGAAACAATGGAAGCATCGAAGTTCCACAGAGAAAGGTGaatgcagctggtgctggaaacATGGCGGTTGCATCTTGCAGCACTTCTGATGTGATGGCTATGGCTACTGGCAATACTAACAGCCCTGAGGAATTGATAAGAGACTCTGTTGGCACGAACGTCGCCGTTAATAACAGTGTAAGCGGAATTTCGTCATCGTGTGACAAAGCAAGCATAGTGAAGGAATGTGGAGTAGTGCTGAACGTGGCAGGACCTGGAGTGAACGCGGGAAATACTAATAGCAACAATGGAAAGAGTAACGATGTAAACGTTTCGCTAGCTCCtccaacgaaaacaacaaatgctGTGTCCTCCGTTTCATCAATAAATATAGCCTTCGAGGATGATCGATTGCTACCACCGGGCCAACCGCAACCAAGAAAATCCCTAAGACAAACTGAGGAGTATGACAGTTCGGCGACGGAGACCGCTGATGAAGAAAACGAATCTTCCCCGGCTAATCGTCAAAGTCCCAAGGTTGCGCAGCATAACCCTTTAGTATCACATACGCATTATCCTCCTCCATTGCATCACAATTCTAACTTCTCGTTGGGACACAATTCTGCTGCACAGGGATATCATTCCCAACCCAATGGTTCACGTGCGGTAGTTACTGCGAATGATATAAGTGGCTCGCCCCAGAATGTACGCGATGTTATGCTAAATGTTATAGAGCGCTCTCTTAAGAGCAATCCAAACGTTCTGGGTGGAAAATCTCTGACATCGGGGCTACGTGACCTGCAGTTTGGCACTGCATCTGGTCCACcaacatcttcatcgtcaACCAGTTCGGCAACAGTCGTGTGCGACTATCGCGActccacaaaaacacataGCTGTACAACACCGGTGGTTTCAGTTATATCGGAAACAAATGTGTCTTCGGCTCCATCATTATCACAATCGGCCGTACCTGGCCCGCATCAGCAGATTTCGATGCCAACAGTATCATCCCTAGGGATTGCAATTATACATTCCCACGGTCAGATAGTTAATGAACTTGCTAGTacgcagcaaacacaacattcaACGATCCCAGCACCGCTCTCTGGTGGAAGTCCAACGGCACACAATCCGCTGAGTCATCCTTTGGGCGGTCAAATTCCAGCCACAATTACACCAATTCCTCACCCGATTCATCAACCGTCACCGCTGATGCGATCCAATGAAGAACCACAAACATTGGATCTAAGTATCAAGAAAACGTCAAGATCGGATGCTACCGAACGAGTTGCGGTGCCAACTACAAAGGCAGCTCtagaaataaattttcctccACCATCAGCCCATAATCAAAACACCAACATTCTTCACGGTTCGAATTCTGGGGCAAACAGCAATGGTAACAGTActagtagcaacagcaccagtggTCACAACAttatcagcagtagcagcagcgctctCGGCAACAAATTCCTCCTAGGCCCAACTTCATCAAACTCAGGGGTTGGCGGTGCGGGTTCAGCTACCGTATACCGAACGGATAGTTCGGTCGTGGGGCCAAACATTCCACAAGTGCCACCCGGCTCTTCTGTAGGATCTGCTGGGGCCGCGGCGTACATCGGCTATCATCCAGGTGTTGTGGGATCCGCGTCAGACGTTATGGGGCGACCGTTGACAAAATCGCCTTCTGGCACAACAGCGTATCTGACCATTCCATCACCTGGTGGTAGCGTGATTCCGTTACAAGCATCTGGACGCCAATCGACGATATCGTCACTGACCCCACCACCATCTACACTCCTACCTCCGGGTAGCAGCGGTGTATTGAAAGGGAAAACCACGTCGAAGTTGAGTCCGAAAATGCCCCCTAGTGGTGGTACAACTGTAGGAACCAGCGGTAGTCTCGGTAGTTCCGGTTTGGGAACGAAAACTGGATCGATCACACACGGTACGCCAGTAAATATAAGTCattcaccgcagcagcaatcacaaaTCATCCAAGGACAGTTACCATCCGGTACTACAACGCTTAGCCCGCGGTACGAAAATCATTTTTTGCGTCAAACTCCCCCCTCTTCATCCGGTGGAAATGGTGGCGTATCTAGCGGCCGACCAAGTAGTTCCTCTTCGCCGGTTATTGCGAACGAAAAGTTCGTTGGTTCAATTACTCAAGGAACGCCTGTTCATGGAGGAGGCGGATTGCTTCCGGATAAACGCAGCTCTCAAGGGGCCGCTAGCGCATACGACTACAAATTGGCCAATCGTCAGAGTCCGGCCCAAACAATGCCTCCtcttagtggtggtggaacacATGTTCTACCGACACAATTTGTTCCTTACGTCGGACGTAGCGGTAGTGGGGGTGGTACGGGTGGTAACAGTGGAAATGAACCTAGTGGCGCCTCCACCAATGTAGCCGCATATTCTCCATTAGATCCCACATCGCAGCAACTGAGTTCCCGGCAGATCATATTGAACGATTACATTACATCGCAGCAAATGCAAGGTCGCAGTGGAAGTAGCGGCGGTTCGGGTTCGATCGGGCCTACAGGGATGCCTTTGGTTGTTGCAGCAAGCAGCACTGGTCGATTGGATAAAGAATCCCCTATGTCGCGAAGTGCAGCTGGAGGGCCACCACTGTTACCTGGCTCAATATATGGACTCGTTGGCAGCAGCGTTGGACCACAGGGTGTCTTAAGTAGGCAAGGTGGTAATATCGACTACCGTAGCCGTACTTCGCCAGCAGCTGACCACGTGAACAG AATATCCCCGGTTTACAGCAACACGTCTAGTCCAcatcgaacaccaccaccaccccagcgACAAGGAGTCATCCAACGTCACAATACCAGCAGTAatagcagcggcggcagcagcagtatcagcagcagcaacaatggcgGAAATAATGGAGGCGGCAATAGTAGTACTAACATAATCAGTGGTAGCTCCTCCAAACCTCCGAGCCCGGCTCCAAATAGATACCATCTccaaccaccccctcctccttcgcaACACGGGTATCTGCAgg ATGCGTTTACCTCGTTCGTAGATTTGGCCGTACAGCAACAACCAATGACAGTACCACACAAGGATGAGAACAAACGTACGATCACGGAACAACATCCACAGCTTTCCGTGGGATCGATTGGCGCACCTCCACCAATTCATCACCATGATATAAGATATCATCATCCGAGCATGCTtcaacttcatcatcagcaacaacaacagcaacaacaacagcaacaacaacaacagcaacaacaacaacagcaacaacaacaacagcaacaacaacagcagcaacaacaacagcagcaacaacaacaacaacaacaacaacaacaacaacaacaacagcagcaacaacaacaacaacaacaacaacaacaacaacaacaacaacagcagcagcaacaacaacaacaacaacaacaacaacaacaacaacaacagcagcagcaacaacaacagcagcagcaacaacaacagcagcaacaacaacaacaacagcagcagcaacaacaacaacaacatcaacaggcggcagcggctgcagctgccgccgctgtagctcaacatcatcagcagctacgtcatcaacaacaa ATTGATTTACAGCGCCGACATCAGCAGTCGCCGCTTCACCCATCGCTTCAGCAGCTCACACCGATACAACAGTTAGGGTACCAGCGAGatcatcaaccaccatcacattTGGATCATCGCGACCGTCGCGATGAAATGCATTTCCGCGAGCGCGCGGAGCTTGAACGTACTATCATGGTCGAACGTGCCGAACgtgaaagagaacgagaacgtgAACGAGAGCGTGAACGTGAGCGCGAACGCGAGCGTGAATGCGAACGAGtaagagaacgagaacgcgAACGGGAACGCGAACGGGATAATCGTGAGCGGCGTGATCATCTCGAGCGTGAACGTGAACGGGACcgggaacgagaacgagaacgagaacgggaacgtgaacgggaacgggagcgCGATCGGGATCGTGAACGAATGGAACGGCATCAAGACGTCGACACGGATCGGCGGCGAAAACATCATTATGAAGGCTACATGCCTGAACGTCGAGAAAG AGCAATCGATCTCGTACCTGGTCGAAACACCTCCGACGGCTCATTAACGGCAGCAAACCTGATAGATGCAATTATAACCCACCAGATAAGTCAAACAGCAGTGGAGCCTCCACCTTTGCCAACGAATCGGGACACACATCGCGCGACCTAC CACCCATCACGTGACCATCGGGGACAATATGGTTTAAATGAGAACAATGGCAACAAATCACAGTCGCCAAACGTGATCAATGTAGATGTTGATTCGGAATCTACAGTtgtacagcagcaccagacccGAAGAGCAGACGGTGGTTTGGCTAGTGTTAACAATGTCGGCGGCATGAAAAATATTACTCTTGGTGAGCTGACCGAATCGATCATTGCGAAAGATTACTCACCAAATCCGAATCCGTACTTGGCACTGCGTCCACCGATCGTACCTTacggtgctactgctactgcagcaACCGCTGGTCCTGATGGAATTCTCGTGACAGATCATTGGAAGCATCGCCGCTCGACAACAGTTACTCCATCTATAAAAGAGGAAaccgtacagcagcaacaacagtcgcATGCGCAGGCCCAgactcagcaacaacagtcacAACCACAGCCGCAGACGCAGTCACAATCGCAGCCGGAACCGCAGTCACATTCTCAGGCGCAATCACAGCCGCATCCacagacgcagcagcaacaacaaactttgcagccacagacacacacgcagcaacaacaaaagacacagcagcaacagccccagcagcagcaacctcaacagcagcaaccacagcaccaaacacaacaacagcaacaatcgcagtcgcaacaacaacagcgacaatCGCAGTCTCAGCCGCAGTCACAGCCGCAGTCTCAGCCGCAGTCTCACCCGCAGTCACAGTCACAGCCGCAGTCTCAACCACAGTCACAATCACAGTCACAGCCACAGTctcagccacagccacagtctCAGCCGCAGTCACAGCCGCAGTCACAGCCGCAGTCTCAACCGCAGTCTCAGCCGCAGTCACagtcacagccacagccacagccacagccacagccacagccacagctacagccacagccacagccacagccacagtcacagccacagccacagtcacagtcacaggcacaggcacaggcacaggcacaggcacaggcacaggcacagtcACAGGcacagccacagacacaggcacagtcacagtcacagtcacaggcacaggcacaggcacagtcacagccacagccacagccacagacacagacacaggcacagTCACAGATACAGacacagccacagacacaACCACAGACACAACCACAGACACAACCACTGCCCCAACAGtcgccacaacaacagcagcagccgggtcGAAATACGCCACAAGAACGTCACATCATACGACTCGCACAGTCTCCTGGACCTAGAAATAAATTGCATGAATCAGTGTCTCCTGACGCACCTCCCTTCTTCCATCCTGGCACTCCGATGTCACGTGTTGGAAATAATGCCAATACTGGAGGCGTGCGTGACAACTTTACTTTAGATTTTTACGTCAAAAATCGTATTGTGGAAGCCATGCGCACGCCAGACGACAAACGTACTTCTGATTCAGCGATAGCGGGCTTAGTTGATAGCAGCAATCGATCAGAGCTGCAACAATCGCCACGAAGCTTTCAAAATCACTCACCTCATCGCCAGTCGCCAGCACAGCACCATGTCAAGGATGTTGCCGTTGATGGGATCGGAACTCCGGTTTCAACTGCCGGCGAAGGATCTCTGTCAGGTGCTAGCGAGGACACTGCTTCACGAAATTCAATATCGTCAACAGTAGTTGTCACAACTGGATGTACGGTTACGTCGATAGTTAGCTCGTTAGCACATAACACCTACCATCAACAACCGATAGCGTCGTTCACTACGCCACCAACGTACGCCTATCCATTTAGTGCGCTTACCGTAGCAGGTGGAGCGCCAACAATGCCTGTATCGATAGTAGCTTCATCGAGCGGCCATGGCACAATATCTTCGTCAGTTCCCACTACGTCAACTGCGATTATTGGTAGTACAAGTGGTAGTTCACACAATATTGGAGGAACCTCTTCAGGAGGTGTCAAATCATCCAACATATTGCTAACGAGTGGTGCAGCTGTTACTAGCAACTCGGGAATAAATAACGGTGGTGGCAAAGATGGTAcaagtggtgttggtgtactAATAGATGATCGATTAGTGTCTGTCGCAATAGAACCGAAGCCGCTTCTATCTGCCCAATACGAGGCTCTTAGTGACGAGGATTAG